The region tctaaaaagactctggaggcaggaaggaataGTGAAGAAAAAATATGGTTGAGAAACATTGCTCTAAATCAATGCAGAAAGTgcataaaggaaagcaaaaacagAAGTAGAAAGTAAGTGAAACGTTCAGAAAATGGAAACTTGTGTGTGCCCTATTTAAGACACATGCACAAAGGAAGGTCTTCAGAGAACCCAGAGACAAGGGTTACAGGTCACCCACCTcagccaggccagcagcatctgcaAGATCCTCAATGGCTCTACCCTTTTCCTTACTGATGGCCCTGGTGGTGCTCAGCTGCCACTCCAGCTGCTCTCTGGCATGTGACCTGCCTCACACCCATAGCCTGGGCAACACAAGGGTCTTGATGCTCCTGGGGCAAATGAGGAGAATCTCCCCCTTCTCCTGCCTGAAGGACAGAAATGACTTTGGATTCCCCCAGGAGGTGTTTGACGGCAACCAGTTCCGGACAGCTCAAGCCATCTCTGTGGTCCATGAGATGATCCAGCAGATCTTCCACCTCTTCAGCACAGAGGGCTCGTCTGCTGCCTGGG is a window of Equus quagga isolate Etosha38 unplaced genomic scaffold, UCLA_HA_Equagga_1.0 167583_RagTag, whole genome shotgun sequence DNA encoding:
- the LOC124233241 gene encoding interferon alpha-2-like, with product MALPFSLLMALVVLSCHSSCSLACDLPHTHSLGNTRVLMLLGQMRRISPFSCLKDRNDFGFPQEVFDGNQFRTAQAISVVHEMIQQIFHLFSTEGSSAAWDESLLDKLYTGLYQQLTELEACLSQEVGVEETPLMNEDSLLAVRRYFQRIALYLQEKKYSPCAWEIVRAEIMRSFSSSTNLQQS